The Stackebrandtia nassauensis DSM 44728 genome includes the window CGGTACCCGTAGTGGTCGATGATCATGGGAGACTTCGTCTCCAGCACCTCGACGGGGTTGTTGCGGCAGCCCGGTTCCGACAGGTGCATGATCCCGTCCTCGCCGTCGGCGAAGGCCGAGGCGCCGAAGCCGACCGCCTCGTTGGTGGCCTCCAGCCACTGCCGTCCGTCGCGCGGGTTGACGCCCAGGCCCATCATCGAGCAGACGTCGCCGCCGGAACAGGCGGGCACCCGGTCGGGCATGCCCTGGGCCAGCGCCTTGAGGATCACCTCACCGGCCAACAGGCCCGTCCACAGTGTGAAGGTCGGCATGGGTGGTACCGCGTGCATGACCGAACCCGGTTCGGTGACCACCCGCAGCGGCGCGAAGTTGCCCGCCACCACCGGGGTGTCCGGTGTGGTCAGTGACTTGAAGATGAGGCTGGACAGCGCTTCGGTCTGGCCGCGGGGGACGTTGATCGGGCCCTTGACGCCGGTGGCCGAGCCGGTCCAGTCCACCACCATCTCCTCGTCAGAGATGGTGACCGTGACGTGCAGTTTGACGAGGGTGTCGGTGTCGATGCCGTCGCTGTCGAGGAAGTCGGTGGCACTCCACGTGCCTTTGGGTAGTGTGGACAGTCCGATGCGGGCGAGTTTCTCGCCGTGGGTGTTGATCTCGCTCATCGCCGCGGTGAGGGCGTCCGCGCCGTATTTCGCGGCCAGTTCCTGGGTGCGTCGCACTCCGGCGTGGCAGGCGGCGACCTGCGCCTGGATGTCGCCGATGGTGCGTTCGGGCATCCGGGAGTTGAAGCGGATCAGGTTGAGGATGTCCTGGTTCGGGGTGCCGCGCCGGTACAGTTTCGCGGCCGGGAAGACCAGGCCCTCCTGGCTGGCGTGGGTGGAGTCCAGGACGTAGCCGGGGTCCTTCTGGTTGAGGTCGAGGACGTGGACCCGGCAGGACGCGAAGCCGATGAGCGCGTCGTCGATGTGGATGGGCGCGAACACCAGCGGGTCGAGGGTGTGCGCCGATGACCAATAGGGATAGTTGAGCAGGAAGACGTCGCCGGGTTCCATGGTCTCGACGCCCAGGAACTCGATGGACTTCTTGATGCCGTGGTCGTTGCCGCGTGTGAACACCGCGATGCCGGGCGCGTCGGCGACCACGTCTCCGGCGGCGTCGTGGATGCCGATGCCGTAGTCGTGGATCTCGTACACGACGGTGTTGTAGGCCGTGCGGCACAGGTTTCGCGCGACCTCCTCGGCCGCCGCCAGCAGGCCGTGCCGGATGACCTCCAGGGTTACCGCGTCGCTCATGCCGTTTCCCTTCCGAGTGTGATGACGAGTTCGCCGTGCGGCCCGACGTCGAGCCGGTCGCCGTCGTGCAGCACCGTCGTGGCGGTGTGCTCGGTGACCACGGCCGGTCCGGTGAAGGCGTCTCCGGCGGCGAAGTCCTCGCGGGCGTAGCGCGCGTAGTCGGCGGTGGAGCCGTCGGTCTCGTGCACCACCCGACTGCCGCGCGGTCGCAGTGGTTCGCCGGTTCGTTTGGGCGCCAACGGGAGTTCGGGTTTGTCGACGACGCCGGTGGCGCGCAGCCGCAGTGTCGTGATCTCGACCGGGTCGTCCATGACGTGGCCGTACTGGCGTCGGTGGGCTTCGGCGAACTCGGCCTCGATCACGGCGATCGTGTCGTCCACAGCGGAGGGGAACGCGACGCTGACCGAGTGTTCCTGGCCGCTGTAGCGCACGTCGACGCTGCGTTCGTAGCGCCGGGCTTCGGGGGCGAAGCCCTCGTGTTCCAGCTGGACGGCGGCCTCGGCCTCCAGGTCGGCGTAGGCGGCGCCCATCCCGTCGAGGTCCACATCGGCCAGGGCGGTGACGGCGGTGCGGGACAGGTCGTGCTGGACGTCGGCCATGAGCATGCCCAGCGCCGAGAAGGCGCCCTGTCCCGGCGGCACGACCACCTCGGGGATGCCCAGTTCGCGGGCCACGTCGACGGCGACCAGTCCCCCGGCGCCGCCGAAGGACAGCAGCGCGAAGTCCTTGGGGTCGTGGCCGAGTTCCACGGTGATCGCCCGTACCGCGCCCATGATCTTCGTGTTCGTGATGCGCAGGACGCCGCGCGCGAGTTCCTCGGTGGAGTAGTTCAGTTGGTTCGCGATGGGCCGCAACGCTTCCCGGGCACCGTCGGCGTCGAGAGCGAGTGTGCCGCCCAGCGGCGTGTCGGCGCCGAGGTAACCGACGGCCAGCGCCGCGTCGGTGAAGGTGGGCCGGGTGCCGCCGCGACCGTAGGCCACCGGACCCGGTACCGCCCCGGCGCTCTTCGGGCCGACCTGCAACGCCCCGGCGTCGTCGAGGTACACAAGGGAGCCGCCGCCCGAGCCGATGGTGTGGATGTACAGCGAGGGCGTGTTGATGGGCATCCCCTCGAACTCGGCGCCCTGGTGCGCGACCGGGGTGGAGTCCAGAACCAGCGACGCGTCCAGGCTGGTTCCTCCCATGTCGATGGTGATGAGATTGGGGCGCCCCAACAGTTTCGCGAACCCGGCCGCGCCGACCACGCCGCCGGCGGGGCCCGACAGGATCAGGTTGACCGGTTGTTCCCGGGCGGCCTCGGCGGTCATGGCGCCACCACCGGACCGCGACATCAGGAACCGGCCGCCGAATCCGGCGTCGGTGAGTCCATCGTCGAGTTCGGCGAGGTAGCGCCGGACGATCGGCTTGATGTAGGCGTCCAGCACCGCGGTGGAGGTGCGCTCGTACTCCCGGTACTCGCGGGACAGTTCGTGCGAGACGGTCACCTCGACGTCGGGACAGTGTTCCAGCAGGATCTCGCGCATCCGGGTCTCGTGCGCCGGATTGGCGTAGGAGTGCAGGAATGCCACCGCGACGGCCTGGTAGTCGCGCTCGCCGATCTGGGCGGCGACGCGGGCCGCGTCGGCCTCGTCCAGCGGGGTCGCGACGGTGCCGTCGAAATAGGACCGTTCGGCGACCTCGAAGGTGTCGTAGCGTTCCAGCAGCGGTTCGGGTTTGCGGTAGGCGATGTCGTACATGACGTCGCGGTTGGTGCGGCCCAGCAGGTACACGTCGCGAAAGCCCCGGGTGCCGACCACGGCCACCTTGGCGCCGGTGCGGGTCAGCAGCGAGTTCAGTCCCAGGGTGGTGCCGTGGTTGAACATCGACACGTCCGGCATGTCCACTTCGGCCGCGCCGAAGGCGTCCAGGACGCCGCGCGCGGGGGCCTCGGGGGTGGTGGGGACCTTCTCGAACCGGAACTCGCCGGTGTCGGGCCGAAGCGTGACGACGTCGGTGAACGTCCCGCCGACGTCGATGGCCACCCGGGTCTCGTGCTGCATGTCTTGGCCTTCCCGTCTCGCCCAATTGGGGTGTGGGTTCCAGGAGGTTCAATACAATGTCACATGACACTGGTCGAGTCAATAGCCGTGACCTGCGTATTAGCCCTGACCCGGTATTGTGAAATATGACATTCCAGCCCGCTCCCACAAGGAGTCCCATGACCGCCGCCTCCCACCTGACCTCGCTGAAGAAGCGCGAGAGCCTGCGCGCGACGGTGGCCAACGCGCTGCGGGCCGCCATCGTCTCCGGCGAGATGGAACCCGGGAGGGTGTACTCGGCGCCGACCCTGTGCGCCCGGTTCGGCGTCTCGGCCACCCCGGTGCGCGAGGCGATGCTGGACCTCATCAAGGAGGGCATGGCCACCCCGGTGCCCAACAAGGGTTTCCGCATCACCGAGGTCTCCGACGCCGACCTCGACAACATCACTGAGCTGCGGCTGCTCATCGAACCCCCGACGGTGCGGCGGGTGGTCTCCCTCATCCCCGAGGCCGACTTCCCGAAGCTGCGCCGCCTGGCGCAGGACATAGTGGACTTCGCCCTGGAGGGGAGCCTGGGCCAGTACGTCGAGGCCGACCGGATCTTCCACCTGGAACTGCTGGCCTACAACGACAACCCACGCCTGGTCGAGATGATCTCCCAGCTGCGCACCCAGACCCGGCTGTTGGGCCTGTCCCGGCTGGCCGAGGGCGACGAGCTCAAGGACTCCGCGGCCGAGCACCTGCTCCTGGTCGACCTCATCGCCGAACGTGACGCCGAGGGCGCCGAATCCCTGATGCGCCGCCACATCGGCCACGTCCGGGGCAAGTGGGCCTGAGCCTCACACGTCCACCATCGTGACCCGCGTCATCGACACTATCCCTACTAATCAGATAGGTTTCGTCGATGAACGCATCACGTTCGGACACCGTGGTGGGCAGGCTGTTCGCCTTCCCCAACCCGGTCAACGAGATCTCGGCGCGCCTGGTCGCGGGCGGGGTGGTGCTGATGTGCGTGGCGGCGATCGCCTTCGACCAACCCTGGCTCACCGCCGTCATCGCCTACGGCTTCGTCGCGCGAGTACTGACCGGCCCGACGCTCAGCCCGCTGGGCCAGCTCGTCACCCGCTTCATCACCCCCCGACTCCCGGTCGAACCCGTATGGGTCGCCGGTCCGCCCAAGCGGTTCGCGCAGGGCATCGGCGTGGTCTTCTCGGTCACCGCCGCCGTCCTGGCGCTGGGGCTCGGTCTGCACACGGCGGCCTGGATCGTGCTGGGGGCGCTGGCGGTGGCGGCCACGTTGGAGTCGGTGTTCGCGTTCTGCCTGGGCTGCAAGATGTTCGCGGTGCTGATGAAGACCGGCCTGATCCCGGAGCAGGTGTGTCTGGAGTGCTCCGACCTGTCACTGCGCTACGGGACTCGCTGACTCGGCTCAGCCGTCCTGGTTCTCGTCCCGCAACCGGTGAAAGGCCCGGTTGGCGGCCAGCACCAGCATGCCCTGGACGCCGAGATGGTCACCGCCGTCGCCGATGATCTGACGTCGCAACTGCGCGGCTCGCCGCACGCCGTGTCGAACCCCGGCCTCGGCCTGTTCGTCATGCGGCCCAAGCGGATGCCGATAGCGTTCCAGAGCCGTGGCCAGGTCGTCCAGGAGCTCGGCGAACGCCCCGTTGAAGTCCCCGCTGGGACACCCGTCGGGCTGGTGCGGGTCGGTCGCGGTGACGAGAGCGTCGGCGATACGACGAAGTTCGGTGTTCACATCGCTGAGCACACTGACCGCCGCCACATAGGAATGCGGAGTCGCGGCGCGCGGCGACCGGGTCAGGCGGCGCAGGTTGAACCGCGTGCTCTCATACCCGCGGCTGGCCGACTCCTCGGCACCACGCGCATCGCGTTGCAGATTCTGGCTGCGATGCTGCCAGCTTCGCGCGGTCTCGTGATCCCACCCGTCTCGCAGCCCGTCACCGATCGCCGTCAACAGCGCGATGGTCATGTCGCTGACCTGACCGACGACCCGATGTGCCTGCCGCAACTGAACCGGCGGAAACACGAGGATGTTGATGACGGCACCGACGCTGACGCCGACCAGACTCTCCACGATCCGGTGGTACAGGTAGGCGGGATCGTCGGCGGTCCCATAGGTGAGCATCAGCAAAGCGATCGTGCCCACCCAGATTCCGTCGTCCCCCAAGCGACGCCACTGACCGATGAGCATGCCGACCGCCACCGCGACCGCCAGCGCTGCCCCGGAGTACTGAATCGTCGCGGCGACGCCGAACGCCAGCACGATCCCCAGCACCACGACGACAAGCTGTCGTCCTATCTGGACCAGCGACCGGTAGACGGTCTCGCTGATGACGAACACCGCGGCGTAGGGCGCGATGAAGGACTGGGGCGGATGAATCTGCTCCGCGATGGCCCAGGCGGCCACCGCCGCCAAGGTCATCTTCGCGATCTGGGTGAGCGTCTCCCGTGTCACCGCAACGGGTTTGACTCTCGCGACCGCTCGCCCCACCAAGGTCTTGATGCGTGCGGACAAAGTATCGATGCCCCACCGTTACCCAGCTCGGGCACCGAGAACACCTGCCGCGACCGGGAAACCGCTACGCGCACTCGGCGGCCGTCGACGACAGCGTCGCCTGGAACCGCGACCCGGGCCGCAGCTGGTGGAACCCGCCGCCCGGCTTGTCCGGCACGGTCACCGCGTAGCTGACCCCGACCCGCTGCCCACTGGACAGGTCGCCTTGCCACATCAGACCCCGCGAGTCGTATTCGACGCTGCCGTGACTGGTCTCGGGCCGCCGCACGATCTCACTCCCGGCCAGGGCGCCGTCCAGCGCCTGCCGAGCCTCCACATGGGTCAGATCGGTTCCGGTGCGGTTCTCGATCGACAGCGCGATCGCGCGTTCGGCCGGTTCGCCCGCTCCCCCACCGGATCTGCCGACGGTGGTCAGC containing:
- a CDS encoding hydantoinase B/oxoprolinase family protein; this encodes MSDAVTLEVIRHGLLAAAEEVARNLCRTAYNTVVYEIHDYGIGIHDAAGDVVADAPGIAVFTRGNDHGIKKSIEFLGVETMEPGDVFLLNYPYWSSAHTLDPLVFAPIHIDDALIGFASCRVHVLDLNQKDPGYVLDSTHASQEGLVFPAAKLYRRGTPNQDILNLIRFNSRMPERTIGDIQAQVAACHAGVRRTQELAAKYGADALTAAMSEINTHGEKLARIGLSTLPKGTWSATDFLDSDGIDTDTLVKLHVTVTISDEEMVVDWTGSATGVKGPINVPRGQTEALSSLIFKSLTTPDTPVVAGNFAPLRVVTEPGSVMHAVPPMPTFTLWTGLLAGEVILKALAQGMPDRVPACSGGDVCSMMGLGVNPRDGRQWLEATNEAVGFGASAFADGEDGIMHLSEPGCRNNPVEVLETKSPMIIDHYGYRPDTGGPGRFRGGVGVSRVYRFTAPSTGICLVYKTKSPPWSIDGGGEGVPNRMVRNAGTEREKIQAGSYNRLDAGETLSNQTGGGGGYGDPFHRDPAAVARDVRNGFVSAESALKSYGVVVNPDYTVDEPATATARGN
- a CDS encoding DUF4395 domain-containing protein, whose product is MNASRSDTVVGRLFAFPNPVNEISARLVAGGVVLMCVAAIAFDQPWLTAVIAYGFVARVLTGPTLSPLGQLVTRFITPRLPVEPVWVAGPPKRFAQGIGVVFSVTAAVLALGLGLHTAAWIVLGALAVAATLESVFAFCLGCKMFAVLMKTGLIPEQVCLECSDLSLRYGTR
- a CDS encoding FUSC family protein gives rise to the protein MTRETLTQIAKMTLAAVAAWAIAEQIHPPQSFIAPYAAVFVISETVYRSLVQIGRQLVVVVLGIVLAFGVAATIQYSGAALAVAVAVGMLIGQWRRLGDDGIWVGTIALLMLTYGTADDPAYLYHRIVESLVGVSVGAVINILVFPPVQLRQAHRVVGQVSDMTIALLTAIGDGLRDGWDHETARSWQHRSQNLQRDARGAEESASRGYESTRFNLRRLTRSPRAATPHSYVAAVSVLSDVNTELRRIADALVTATDPHQPDGCPSGDFNGAFAELLDDLATALERYRHPLGPHDEQAEAGVRHGVRRAAQLRRQIIGDGGDHLGVQGMLVLAANRAFHRLRDENQDG
- a CDS encoding GntR family transcriptional regulator produces the protein MTAASHLTSLKKRESLRATVANALRAAIVSGEMEPGRVYSAPTLCARFGVSATPVREAMLDLIKEGMATPVPNKGFRITEVSDADLDNITELRLLIEPPTVRRVVSLIPEADFPKLRRLAQDIVDFALEGSLGQYVEADRIFHLELLAYNDNPRLVEMISQLRTQTRLLGLSRLAEGDELKDSAAEHLLLVDLIAERDAEGAESLMRRHIGHVRGKWA
- a CDS encoding hydantoinase/oxoprolinase family protein, with amino-acid sequence MQHETRVAIDVGGTFTDVVTLRPDTGEFRFEKVPTTPEAPARGVLDAFGAAEVDMPDVSMFNHGTTLGLNSLLTRTGAKVAVVGTRGFRDVYLLGRTNRDVMYDIAYRKPEPLLERYDTFEVAERSYFDGTVATPLDEADAARVAAQIGERDYQAVAVAFLHSYANPAHETRMREILLEHCPDVEVTVSHELSREYREYERTSTAVLDAYIKPIVRRYLAELDDGLTDAGFGGRFLMSRSGGGAMTAEAAREQPVNLILSGPAGGVVGAAGFAKLLGRPNLITIDMGGTSLDASLVLDSTPVAHQGAEFEGMPINTPSLYIHTIGSGGGSLVYLDDAGALQVGPKSAGAVPGPVAYGRGGTRPTFTDAALAVGYLGADTPLGGTLALDADGAREALRPIANQLNYSTEELARGVLRITNTKIMGAVRAITVELGHDPKDFALLSFGGAGGLVAVDVARELGIPEVVVPPGQGAFSALGMLMADVQHDLSRTAVTALADVDLDGMGAAYADLEAEAAVQLEHEGFAPEARRYERSVDVRYSGQEHSVSVAFPSAVDDTIAVIEAEFAEAHRRQYGHVMDDPVEITTLRLRATGVVDKPELPLAPKRTGEPLRPRGSRVVHETDGSTADYARYAREDFAAGDAFTGPAVVTEHTATTVLHDGDRLDVGPHGELVITLGRETA